The following coding sequences lie in one Novipirellula aureliae genomic window:
- a CDS encoding glutamate-cysteine ligase family protein yields MSNDPKRELFDRFGVELEYMLVDQTDLSVRPYADQVLQSLHGTTDTNEFPSDFTSGKTTWSNELASHVIELKNTEPIGSLIRLPSLFESAIQQIRPTLDQRNLRLLPTAMHPWMDPKTETKLWPHECSEIYESYDRIFDCRSHGWANVQSVHLNLPFDGDEQFERLHAAVRLVLPLLPGIAASSPVIDSQLGDWHSMRMKMYVDHCARIPVMMGDVIPEAIYEEATYRRQIFAPIEAAVRPFDPEHLMQCDFLNARGAIARFDRGSMELRVMDVQEYPAADVAICAAVVAVMKAISAQRWSGLELQKAMPTERLKDLLIRISRHGEQAVIEDAEYLEHFGISDQRIKTQDLWWYLVKTLRGNDKELDRLMTPLNIVLEHGSLSTRIRRALGPVFSHEELHNIYDQIADCLAECQPFLAE; encoded by the coding sequence ATGAGCAATGACCCTAAGCGTGAATTATTTGATCGTTTTGGTGTCGAACTCGAGTACATGTTGGTGGATCAAACCGATTTGTCGGTTCGGCCTTATGCCGACCAAGTTCTGCAATCGCTTCATGGAACTACCGATACGAACGAGTTCCCGTCCGATTTCACATCAGGAAAAACGACTTGGTCGAATGAGTTGGCCAGTCATGTGATTGAGTTGAAAAACACAGAACCGATCGGAAGCTTGATTCGATTGCCGTCTCTTTTTGAATCGGCAATACAACAAATACGGCCAACGCTCGATCAACGGAACTTGCGATTACTGCCGACCGCGATGCATCCGTGGATGGACCCCAAGACGGAAACGAAGCTTTGGCCGCATGAGTGTAGCGAGATTTACGAGAGCTATGACCGCATTTTTGATTGTCGATCTCATGGATGGGCGAACGTTCAAAGTGTGCATTTGAACTTGCCTTTTGATGGCGATGAACAATTCGAGCGTCTCCATGCTGCGGTGCGATTGGTGTTGCCGCTACTTCCTGGAATCGCCGCCAGTTCACCGGTCATCGACTCGCAGTTGGGTGATTGGCATTCGATGCGGATGAAGATGTATGTCGACCACTGCGCCCGAATCCCCGTAATGATGGGCGATGTCATTCCCGAAGCGATCTATGAGGAAGCCACCTATCGACGGCAGATTTTTGCGCCGATTGAAGCGGCGGTTCGACCGTTTGATCCCGAACATTTGATGCAGTGCGACTTTTTGAACGCTCGCGGTGCAATCGCCCGTTTTGACCGAGGGTCGATGGAATTGAGAGTGATGGATGTGCAAGAGTATCCGGCAGCGGACGTAGCGATCTGTGCAGCCGTCGTTGCGGTCATGAAGGCGATTTCCGCCCAGAGATGGAGCGGTTTGGAGCTGCAAAAGGCAATGCCGACGGAGAGATTGAAAGATCTACTGATTCGAATTTCAAGGCATGGCGAGCAAGCCGTGATTGAGGATGCCGAGTACCTAGAACACTTTGGCATTTCGGATCAACGTATCAAGACACAGGATCTTTGGTGGTACTTGGTCAAGACGCTTCGAGGTAACGATAAGGAACTCGACCGATTGATGACGCCCTTAAACATTGTGCTGGAACACGGTTCGTTGTCGACAAGAATTCGTCGAGCCCTCGGCCCCGTTTTTTCGCACGAGGAATTACACAACATCTACGACCAAATCGCCGATTGTCTAGCCGAATGTCAACCGTTTTTGGCTGAGTAA
- a CDS encoding GNAT family N-acetyltransferase produces MSDCDQGQANQPDIKTTSGSSDEIDLRQFEWNLVVRQTRLEDFEALIRIQKKCFPDMETWTIEQLQSQLARFPEGQMVIECDGKVVASCSGLLVNFDDSLEWHNWKVMADGGFIRNHVPTGDTMYGIEIMVDPEYRGMRLSRRLYQARKDLCRQKNIARIIIGGRIPGFHKYADKMSAREYVEGVVDKSLYDPVLTAQIANGFALQGLIPNYLPSDHESAGYATFLEWKNLDYSVNPNRRFRRSVELVRIGAVQYQMRAVKDFDEFAKQARYFVDVAGDYKCDFLLFPELFTLQLLSCLPSQRPGSAARALSVFTPQYLELFTEMAIAFDTNIIGGSHFVVEDDTLYNISFLFRRDGSIEKQYKLHITPSERHWWGVQGGDKVEVFDTDCGPISIQVCYDCQFPEVSRIAAERGANLLFVPFNTDTQLGYLRVRMCAQARAVENHFYVAIAGCTGNLPFVENADIHYAQSAIFTPADVTFARDAIGAEANPNVEMVVIHDVDIELLRRHRKQGSVTNWNDRRQDLYNVRYHTEHGTRDI; encoded by the coding sequence GTGTCTGACTGCGACCAGGGCCAAGCCAACCAACCTGACATCAAAACGACATCCGGATCGAGCGATGAGATCGATTTGCGACAATTTGAATGGAATCTTGTCGTTCGACAAACGAGGCTCGAAGATTTTGAGGCATTGATTCGGATTCAAAAGAAGTGCTTTCCTGATATGGAGACTTGGACGATCGAGCAACTGCAAAGTCAGTTGGCTCGTTTTCCCGAAGGTCAAATGGTGATCGAATGCGACGGTAAAGTCGTCGCGTCGTGCAGTGGACTCTTGGTCAATTTTGATGACAGTTTGGAATGGCATAATTGGAAGGTGATGGCCGATGGAGGTTTCATACGCAATCACGTGCCGACGGGTGATACGATGTATGGCATCGAGATTATGGTTGACCCCGAGTATCGTGGGATGCGGTTATCACGGCGGTTGTATCAAGCTCGCAAAGACCTTTGCCGGCAAAAGAACATCGCTCGCATCATCATTGGCGGTCGAATCCCTGGCTTTCACAAGTATGCGGATAAAATGTCCGCGCGCGAATACGTCGAAGGGGTCGTCGATAAGTCTCTTTACGATCCCGTATTGACTGCCCAAATTGCTAACGGCTTCGCACTTCAAGGTCTGATTCCAAACTATCTACCATCGGACCATGAAAGTGCCGGATACGCGACGTTCTTAGAATGGAAGAATCTCGATTATTCGGTGAACCCCAACCGTCGTTTTCGCCGCAGCGTTGAGTTGGTGCGTATTGGAGCGGTTCAGTATCAAATGCGAGCGGTAAAGGATTTTGACGAGTTTGCTAAACAGGCTCGATACTTTGTCGATGTCGCAGGTGACTACAAATGTGACTTTTTATTGTTCCCCGAGCTCTTCACGCTTCAGTTGTTGTCATGCTTGCCGTCCCAGCGTCCAGGCAGCGCGGCGCGGGCATTGTCCGTATTCACCCCTCAGTACTTGGAACTGTTTACCGAGATGGCGATCGCGTTCGATACCAACATCATTGGCGGGTCCCACTTTGTGGTCGAAGATGACACGCTCTACAACATCTCGTTCTTGTTTCGCCGCGATGGCAGTATTGAAAAGCAATACAAGTTACATATCACTCCCTCCGAACGACATTGGTGGGGCGTACAAGGTGGCGATAAGGTCGAGGTGTTTGACACCGATTGCGGGCCGATTTCGATCCAGGTTTGCTACGATTGTCAGTTCCCCGAGGTGTCGCGAATCGCTGCTGAGCGAGGGGCCAATCTGTTGTTTGTGCCCTTCAATACTGATACACAACTGGGCTATCTGCGTGTCCGTATGTGTGCTCAAGCGAGGGCGGTTGAAAACCATTTTTATGTTGCCATTGCCGGTTGCACGGGGAATTTACCGTTTGTTGAAAATGCCGATATTCATTATGCACAGTCGGCGATTTTTACTCCTGCAGATGTCACTTTTGCCCGCGATGCCATCGGTGCCGAAGCGAATCCGAATGTTGAAATGGTCGTTATCCACGATGTCGATATCGAACTGCTTCGTCGCCACAGGAAGCAAGGCAGTGTGACGAATTGGAACGATCGGCGTCAGGATTTGTACAACGTTCGATACCACACCGAACATGGGACTCGCGACATTTAG
- a CDS encoding GntR family transcriptional regulator — translation MFFSIEPGGDVPIYEQIVRQVKLAVADGVLVGGQMVPSVRQLAGELAINPNTIARAYQQLQTDLVLEPLRGRGMIVRRDSVARCTKARNSLVADAVRRALSDALSGGMTPEDLRELFEAELRRQAESANQNGSTQ, via the coding sequence TTGTTCTTTTCTATCGAGCCCGGCGGTGACGTCCCGATCTACGAACAAATCGTTCGTCAGGTCAAATTAGCCGTTGCCGACGGTGTTTTGGTTGGTGGCCAAATGGTGCCCAGCGTGCGGCAATTGGCTGGCGAATTGGCGATCAATCCCAATACGATCGCACGCGCTTATCAGCAATTACAAACCGATCTGGTTTTAGAACCGCTGCGAGGTCGCGGCATGATTGTCCGCCGTGACTCGGTCGCCCGTTGCACGAAGGCACGCAATTCATTGGTCGCCGACGCCGTCCGTCGGGCTCTCTCCGATGCGCTCTCGGGAGGAATGACACCCGAGGATCTGCGTGAACTTTTTGAAGCAGAACTTCGTCGGCAAGCCGAATCGGCCAACCAAAACGGATCAACCCAATAA
- the xylA gene encoding xylose isomerase, whose amino-acid sequence MAGFPDIPQIAYEGPQSDNPLAFRWYNAEEVVEGKSMKEHLRFTVCYWHSFRGTGADPFGGPTMQRPWDDGSESVENACNRVPVAFEFFEKLGVPFYAFHDRDVAPEGSNLSETNANLDKVADVLEAEQKRSGVKLLWGTANMFSHPRYMHGAATTCNADVYAYAAAQVKKALEITHRLGGENYVFWGGREGYQNLYNTDMKRELDHLGAFFHMAVDYAKEIGFKGQFLIEPKPKEPTKHQYDSDVAACLNFLRTYDLMDHFKLNIETNHATLAGHTMMHELDCAGMQGALGSIDANTGDMLLGWDTDQFPTDYYLTTQTMLMLLKYGLAPGGVNFDAKLRRESFEPVDLFHAHIGGMDAFAKGLKIAAAIRADRALDGFVEKRYSSFDSGIGEKIEKGTVNFKDLEAYMLGKGDAEPNVSGRQEMLENVINRYLDMI is encoded by the coding sequence ATGGCTGGATTCCCCGACATTCCTCAAATTGCTTACGAAGGTCCTCAGTCCGATAACCCATTGGCATTTCGCTGGTACAACGCAGAGGAAGTTGTCGAAGGCAAATCGATGAAAGAGCACCTTCGCTTTACCGTTTGCTATTGGCATTCGTTTCGGGGGACTGGAGCCGATCCATTTGGCGGTCCGACGATGCAGCGGCCCTGGGATGATGGCAGCGAATCGGTTGAAAACGCATGCAATCGAGTCCCCGTTGCATTCGAATTTTTCGAAAAACTTGGCGTTCCCTTCTATGCTTTTCATGACCGTGACGTGGCTCCCGAAGGTTCAAACCTATCCGAAACCAACGCGAATCTCGATAAAGTTGCCGACGTTTTAGAAGCGGAGCAAAAGCGATCGGGGGTTAAATTGTTGTGGGGAACCGCGAACATGTTTAGTCACCCACGCTACATGCACGGTGCTGCGACGACTTGCAACGCAGACGTCTATGCCTATGCCGCAGCTCAGGTAAAAAAAGCACTCGAAATCACCCACCGACTCGGTGGCGAGAACTATGTTTTTTGGGGGGGACGTGAAGGGTACCAAAACCTTTACAACACCGACATGAAACGCGAACTCGATCACCTCGGTGCGTTTTTTCACATGGCCGTCGACTATGCAAAAGAGATTGGATTCAAAGGCCAATTTTTAATCGAGCCAAAACCCAAGGAACCGACCAAGCACCAATACGACTCGGACGTGGCCGCTTGCCTCAATTTCCTGCGAACCTATGACTTAATGGATCACTTCAAGCTCAACATCGAGACGAACCATGCCACCTTGGCGGGGCATACGATGATGCACGAACTCGACTGTGCTGGAATGCAAGGAGCCCTCGGATCGATCGATGCAAACACGGGCGATATGCTACTCGGTTGGGATACGGATCAATTTCCGACCGATTATTACCTGACGACTCAAACGATGCTGATGCTGCTGAAGTACGGTCTGGCACCTGGCGGCGTGAACTTTGACGCAAAGTTGAGACGAGAGAGTTTTGAGCCTGTCGATTTGTTCCATGCCCACATCGGCGGGATGGACGCGTTCGCAAAAGGTTTAAAAATCGCCGCCGCGATACGTGCGGATCGAGCGTTAGACGGTTTTGTGGAAAAACGCTACAGCAGTTTTGACTCGGGTATTGGCGAAAAGATTGAAAAAGGCACGGTCAACTTCAAAGATCTCGAAGCCTACATGCTCGGCAAAGGCGACGCAGAACCCAACGTCAGCGGTCGCCAAGAAATGCTCGAAAATGTTATCAACCGCTATCTCGATATGATTTAG
- a CDS encoding RimK family protein yields MSDVVVTESQSGWIESIDGVEVVDPREYLTNPMWNRRRGIKIYNLANSYRYQSLGYYVSLLAEARGHRPMPNITGIQDLVGSTDVRLISSELDELIQQSLAPLTGETFELSVYFGRNLAKRYDRLSRELFNTFPCPLLRFNFARRKDKWRLKRGGIIGAKSIPKAHWPFVAEQAERHFAGRGAAKSKKNTLRYDLAILHNPLEKELAPSDEKALHKMLKAASAVGIHAELLTHEDAGRLMEFDALFIRETTAVNHYTYRLARWAEREGLVVIDDPQSIIRCTNKVYLAEILEKAKIDTPKTFVIHRANADKIVSEIGLPCVLKRPDSAFSKGVTKAETEAELAEKLEEMFTHSELVIAQRFMKTDFDWRIGVLDGRAFFASKYHMARGHWQIAKYGEEGKQTFGRAETLPVELAPRKAVNIAVKAANLIGDGLYGVDVKESDGKFYVIEVNDNPNLDSGVEDSVLREDLYRRIMESFLRRIERKKSGEVIG; encoded by the coding sequence ATGTCCGATGTCGTTGTAACGGAATCTCAATCAGGATGGATCGAATCGATTGATGGAGTCGAAGTCGTCGATCCTCGTGAGTATTTGACCAATCCAATGTGGAATCGCCGCCGAGGCATCAAAATCTACAACTTGGCCAATTCTTATCGCTACCAAAGTTTAGGCTATTACGTCTCGCTGTTAGCGGAAGCACGCGGCCATCGCCCGATGCCAAACATCACTGGCATCCAGGACTTGGTTGGCTCAACGGATGTCCGTTTGATCTCATCCGAGCTTGATGAGCTGATACAGCAATCGCTTGCACCGCTGACCGGAGAGACCTTCGAGCTGAGTGTTTACTTCGGCCGCAACCTAGCAAAACGCTACGATCGACTCTCGCGAGAACTCTTCAATACATTCCCCTGTCCACTGTTGCGATTTAACTTTGCCCGCCGTAAAGACAAATGGCGTTTGAAAAGAGGCGGGATTATCGGAGCCAAATCAATACCAAAAGCCCATTGGCCTTTCGTCGCCGAGCAGGCCGAACGGCATTTTGCCGGGCGAGGGGCTGCTAAATCAAAAAAGAATACGCTGCGATACGACTTGGCAATCTTGCACAACCCGCTCGAAAAAGAACTCGCACCGTCCGATGAAAAGGCACTCCACAAAATGCTCAAAGCGGCAAGTGCGGTGGGAATCCATGCTGAGCTACTCACACACGAAGATGCAGGTCGGCTGATGGAATTTGATGCGTTGTTTATTCGCGAAACAACAGCGGTGAACCACTACACCTATCGGCTTGCTCGTTGGGCCGAGCGTGAAGGCTTGGTCGTGATCGACGATCCCCAATCCATTATCCGTTGTACGAACAAGGTTTACTTGGCCGAAATTTTAGAGAAAGCCAAAATCGATACACCCAAAACGTTTGTGATTCATCGTGCGAACGCGGATAAAATTGTTTCCGAAATCGGTTTGCCTTGCGTCTTGAAACGCCCCGACAGTGCGTTTTCCAAAGGGGTGACCAAGGCTGAGACCGAAGCGGAATTGGCGGAGAAACTCGAGGAGATGTTCACTCATTCCGAACTGGTGATTGCGCAGCGATTTATGAAAACCGACTTCGATTGGCGGATCGGGGTGCTCGATGGACGTGCCTTTTTTGCCAGTAAATACCACATGGCACGCGGCCATTGGCAAATCGCTAAGTACGGAGAGGAGGGCAAGCAAACGTTTGGCCGAGCCGAGACGCTACCCGTTGAATTGGCTCCGCGAAAAGCAGTCAATATCGCCGTAAAAGCAGCCAACTTGATCGGCGATGGTCTCTATGGTGTCGACGTCAAAGAAAGCGATGGAAAGTTCTATGTTATCGAAGTCAATGACAACCCCAACCTCGATAGTGGGGTCGAAGATAGCGTGCTAAGAGAAGACCTATATCGCCGAATTATGGAATCCTTCCTAAGGCGAATTGAACGAAAGAAATCAGGTGAGGTGATTGGATGA
- a CDS encoding cysteine peptidase family C39 domain-containing protein — MHQLSLRIESQPSDSDCGPTCLHAVYNYWKDEISLDQVIEEIGQFSKGGTLAVQLACHALRRGYEATIVTYNVQFFDPTWFPFGRVDLAEKLIAQREAKRATDERFDVATEAYLQFLELGGVVDMEPLEENLIVRSLVAGVPILSGLSATFLYQEAREVSQPRDERGRTSVANDILGEPAGHFVVLYGYETQTGQVMLADPLQNNPIAKTHLYAAPLSQVATAILLGIATYDANLLMIRKKHERPMSAKFAMSPVAKVAKTFDEP, encoded by the coding sequence ATGCATCAACTTTCACTTCGTATTGAGTCTCAACCGAGCGATTCCGATTGCGGGCCCACCTGTTTACACGCTGTCTACAACTATTGGAAAGACGAGATATCGCTCGATCAAGTGATAGAGGAAATCGGCCAGTTTTCCAAAGGTGGAACGTTGGCAGTTCAGTTGGCGTGTCACGCACTACGGCGCGGATACGAAGCAACGATTGTGACCTACAACGTCCAATTCTTCGATCCGACCTGGTTTCCATTTGGACGCGTCGATCTAGCCGAAAAGTTGATTGCTCAACGAGAGGCTAAACGTGCGACGGATGAGCGTTTTGATGTCGCGACCGAGGCCTACCTGCAATTCCTAGAACTCGGCGGCGTCGTCGACATGGAGCCGCTCGAAGAAAACTTGATTGTTCGTAGCTTGGTCGCGGGCGTACCAATTCTGAGCGGGCTCAGCGCAACGTTCCTCTACCAAGAAGCACGCGAAGTTTCACAACCCCGTGACGAGCGGGGCCGAACCAGTGTCGCCAACGATATTTTGGGTGAGCCAGCAGGACATTTTGTGGTTTTGTATGGCTACGAGACGCAAACAGGGCAAGTCATGTTGGCGGACCCCTTGCAGAACAATCCTATCGCGAAGACGCATTTGTATGCGGCCCCTCTATCGCAAGTCGCCACTGCGATTTTGCTTGGAATCGCCACCTATGACGCAAATTTATTGATGATTCGCAAAAAACACGAAAGGCCTATGTCAGCAAAATTTGCGATGAGTCCCGTGGCGAAAGTCGCCAAGACTTTCGATGAACCCTAA
- a CDS encoding ABC transporter ATP-binding protein, with translation MQPVISLDHVSKRFGNNIALDRVSIDIPAGVVFALLGENGAGKTTLIRILTGFLKPDSGHASVLGCPCEFAGLEIRRAIGYVSDAPALYEWMLPAEIGWFTSAFYEDGFLDRYHELIADFDVPIDVRLKNLSKGQRAKVALALAIAHDPELLILDEPTSGLDPMVRRHFLESMVDRAALGRTVLLSSHQIGEVERVADWVGIIHQGHLKIVEPLDALKSSTWIVTATMDDSDAVAELPPGKVLTELRSGRQMRWVVQDLPGDWQSGYGSECGVTNLSATQATLEEIFVAVCDDRAHRPTTEVTP, from the coding sequence ATGCAACCGGTAATCTCTCTTGATCACGTCTCCAAACGTTTCGGCAACAACATCGCACTCGATCGGGTTTCGATCGATATACCCGCCGGAGTCGTGTTCGCACTATTGGGTGAAAATGGTGCTGGCAAAACAACCCTAATCCGCATTTTGACGGGCTTTCTGAAGCCAGATTCAGGGCACGCGTCGGTACTCGGTTGCCCGTGTGAATTCGCGGGTCTCGAGATTCGCCGAGCGATCGGCTACGTCTCCGATGCACCGGCACTTTATGAATGGATGTTGCCCGCCGAGATCGGTTGGTTCACGTCGGCGTTCTACGAAGACGGATTCTTGGACCGCTACCACGAACTGATCGCCGACTTTGATGTTCCGATCGATGTACGGCTGAAGAATCTAAGTAAAGGGCAACGCGCCAAGGTAGCCTTAGCTTTGGCGATCGCCCACGACCCCGAACTATTGATTTTGGACGAACCGACCAGCGGGCTTGATCCGATGGTCCGTCGGCATTTCTTGGAGTCGATGGTCGATCGCGCGGCACTGGGGAGGACCGTGTTGCTTAGCAGTCATCAAATCGGCGAAGTCGAACGGGTGGCTGATTGGGTGGGAATCATTCACCAAGGACACTTGAAAATCGTCGAGCCACTTGATGCCCTCAAATCGTCGACCTGGATTGTGACCGCGACGATGGACGACAGTGATGCCGTTGCCGAATTGCCACCTGGTAAGGTGCTGACTGAATTAAGAAGCGGTCGCCAAATGCGCTGGGTCGTTCAAGACTTACCAGGCGATTGGCAAAGTGGTTATGGGAGCGAATGTGGCGTGACCAATTTATCGGCCACGCAGGCAACGTTGGAAGAGATTTTTGTTGCGGTCTGCGACGACCGAGCACACCGACCGACCACCGAGGTGACACCATGA
- a CDS encoding ABC-2 transporter permease, whose product MTESNAILARLLWKDANTVKSLVLAVLVGIVSFHLIAVAALSIDGRFVIDPFAMLWIVMPNLFAIGAPAVLVGTEEDAGTLRWLRTLPVKWQHVVGSKCIVAVVALLAVWAIASAIMLIASLAIPPTRDLTLDDLRIIVGVAPLLFFSLMLLLTGFVTSYLVRSPVGGLLMMIPMRIVKRSDVSADRRATPRAMVVEFVASVPTPPAPKITLEMSSIDRPRDEERDRIVMIHDRLPPHLKRCFPNEFTKSISRRALAQWHRYVGLWPVYREQKQHHHNKCQSQLSAI is encoded by the coding sequence ATGACAGAGTCAAACGCAATACTGGCTCGCTTGCTATGGAAGGATGCGAATACAGTCAAGTCGCTAGTTCTCGCCGTCCTCGTGGGGATCGTCAGCTTTCACCTGATCGCTGTGGCCGCCTTGTCCATCGACGGCAGATTTGTGATTGATCCTTTTGCGATGCTGTGGATTGTGATGCCAAACTTGTTCGCCATTGGTGCTCCGGCGGTACTAGTGGGAACTGAAGAGGATGCTGGAACACTCCGCTGGCTGCGCACTTTGCCGGTTAAGTGGCAGCACGTCGTCGGCTCGAAGTGCATCGTTGCGGTGGTAGCACTTCTTGCTGTTTGGGCGATCGCTTCGGCGATTATGTTGATCGCTAGTCTTGCGATTCCACCCACACGCGACCTGACGTTGGACGACTTGCGAATCATCGTTGGCGTGGCACCCCTGCTGTTCTTTAGCCTGATGTTGTTGTTGACGGGCTTTGTCACCTCCTATCTCGTTCGATCTCCCGTCGGTGGTCTGCTGATGATGATACCAATGCGGATAGTAAAACGATCGGATGTTTCAGCCGATCGGCGTGCCACGCCGCGAGCAATGGTTGTGGAGTTTGTTGCCAGCGTCCCGACGCCGCCAGCCCCGAAAATCACCTTGGAGATGAGTTCCATAGACCGTCCACGTGACGAAGAACGCGATCGGATCGTCATGATTCATGACAGATTGCCCCCTCATTTGAAACGATGCTTCCCCAACGAGTTTACCAAAAGCATCAGCCGCAGGGCGCTAGCCCAATGGCACAGATATGTCGGCCTCTGGCCTGTTTATCGGGAACAAAAACAACACCATCACAACAAGTGTCAATCCCAGCTTTCAGCAATCTAG